In a genomic window of Candidatus Hydrogenedentota bacterium:
- a CDS encoding ThiF family adenylyltransferase: protein MAIFGVGSLGAEVALGLAKAGVGAFTLLDHDVLEPGNTCRHPSPLSHVGRHKTHSVEELIRDKNPRVQVETHESRLTWASSGEATEIVHRSSLVIAGLDNHEGRAILNRVCLDSGVACIFAGLRRRAYGGQVLILRPGSGPCYSCHVHSHPEMARSESSSNAPAYSDRPVPIEPGLATDIAPVATMATKLAIQHLLRDKNSTLRSLDEDLAAPLYVWFNRREENTSIAGIPPMGYSVGGLAILRWYGLPLERDPHCPSCGAYEPAT, encoded by the coding sequence GTGGCGATTTTCGGTGTGGGCTCTCTGGGCGCCGAGGTGGCACTCGGGCTTGCAAAAGCCGGTGTTGGAGCGTTCACACTCCTCGACCACGACGTTCTGGAACCCGGAAACACATGCCGCCATCCCTCGCCCCTAAGCCACGTCGGCCGGCATAAGACCCACTCAGTAGAAGAACTCATACGAGACAAGAACCCGCGCGTACAGGTGGAGACTCACGAATCGCGTCTCACGTGGGCAAGCTCCGGGGAAGCCACGGAAATCGTGCACAGGAGTTCCTTGGTCATCGCTGGGTTGGACAACCACGAAGGCCGCGCCATCTTGAACCGCGTATGCCTTGATTCCGGGGTGGCATGCATCTTCGCAGGCCTTCGCCGGAGGGCCTACGGTGGCCAAGTCCTGATCCTGCGCCCGGGTAGCGGGCCGTGCTACAGCTGCCACGTCCATTCGCACCCGGAAATGGCCCGAAGTGAATCGTCGAGCAACGCCCCCGCCTACAGCGATCGTCCGGTGCCGATTGAACCTGGTCTTGCCACCGACATAGCGCCGGTCGCGACGATGGCGACTAAGCTCGCTATTCAACACTTGCTGCGGGACAAGAATTCGACGCTCCGCAGCCTGGATGAAGATCTCGCCGCGCCCCTCTACGTTTGGTTCAATCGCCGTGAAGAGAATACCTCCATCGCCGGGATCCCCCCAATGGGTTATAGCGTCGGCGGACTGGCCATCCTTCGTTGGTATGGATTACCTCTTGAGCGCGACCCGCACTGTCCCTCGTGCGGAGCGTACGAGCCAGCAACATGA
- a CDS encoding bifunctional (p)ppGpp synthetase/guanosine-3',5'-bis(diphosphate) 3'-pyrophosphohydrolase, whose protein sequence is MKDRTTMIPSIYVCRRITHSGAELATANMPARYAPYMNLCLSRLCEMLVCAIPKQDLMRIGDALILASKLHSGIFRKTGEPYLAHLLDTVRLSFLAGIHEADLLISAVLHDSQEDASDRMPADGLNAYGLPDRVVTSVAALSKVGSPHPTEYFEQVRRFRSARVPKLADRLSNLRSMRGAFSVEKMREYIRETSDELIPICGTKSGGLGRYTDAARILEHQIDESIKAATAFIAAGGGRHVC, encoded by the coding sequence ATGAAGGATCGGACCACGATGATTCCCTCGATATACGTATGCCGGCGCATAACCCATTCTGGGGCAGAGCTGGCGACTGCGAACATGCCAGCGCGGTATGCCCCTTACATGAATCTTTGCTTGTCACGGCTGTGCGAAATGCTCGTGTGTGCCATTCCCAAACAAGATCTGATGCGTATTGGGGATGCACTCATCCTTGCTTCCAAACTTCACTCCGGCATCTTTCGCAAGACCGGTGAGCCTTATCTGGCCCACCTCCTGGATACCGTACGGCTTTCTTTTCTTGCCGGTATCCACGAGGCCGATCTTTTGATATCTGCAGTGCTCCACGACTCGCAAGAAGATGCAAGTGACCGAATGCCGGCGGACGGGTTAAACGCGTATGGGCTGCCGGATCGCGTAGTGACGTCCGTGGCCGCGCTGAGCAAAGTTGGATCGCCACATCCCACTGAATACTTTGAGCAAGTCCGTAGGTTTCGTTCAGCACGCGTGCCCAAATTAGCCGACAGGCTGAGCAACTTGCGTTCGATGCGCGGCGCGTTCTCCGTTGAGAAGATGCGCGAGTATATACGCGAAACTAGCGACGAACTGATTCCCATTTGCGGTACCAAGTCCGGCGGACTTGGCCGGTATACCGACGCCGCGCGAATCCTGGAACACCAAATAGACGAATCAATTAAGGCGGCTACCGCGTTTATCGCGGCAGGGGGTGGCCGCCATGTTTGTTAG
- a CDS encoding MoxR family ATPase: MILSKLGIFGWKEADENLVLASLLTGDPLLLIGNAGCAKTHVANKVAQALGRKFLVYDASKAMFEDVLGYPNVEKLKHGVVEYVASPVTIWDKELVLIDELNRAVPELQSKWLEIIRSRKIGGFTTSVKWVWSAMNPLSYSATQALDDALIGRFAFFLYPPDVLQMEEEDRIRVATHINGDDAPSLVEWTGGATAGTVPKEDVEVTGSSMRTLLTAAGARFLGLKQQLPTLAEFLAKFADLLMRETKGEVALDGRRLGFIYRNLLANRAIELAKAEAHCVPAPDFVGSARYVVQSSIPVGLNDASLKRDEAVHKMEVCFDLLSHYFADGAELNAVNLIYELFTTSDLMRKVELLLAHDLGGFALSKAWTDLMAEDRDISLLAYTALQVEARRPGTVPQELLASLCAKVSPETLSTACVPRLEDDAIEYIEEVERLLDRDSDLSKLIAYQRVRKLIDSQNVNPKTIRETGRAIEEDLETFERLLAGAPDANKGGKAA, from the coding sequence ATGATTCTGTCCAAACTCGGTATCTTTGGCTGGAAGGAAGCCGACGAAAATCTCGTCTTGGCCTCTCTCCTAACCGGCGATCCGTTGTTGCTCATCGGCAACGCTGGTTGCGCCAAAACACATGTGGCCAACAAGGTAGCGCAGGCCTTGGGACGCAAGTTCCTCGTCTACGACGCCTCGAAGGCCATGTTCGAAGACGTGCTGGGTTATCCAAACGTGGAAAAGCTCAAGCACGGTGTTGTCGAGTATGTCGCAAGTCCTGTGACAATTTGGGACAAGGAACTCGTGCTCATCGACGAACTTAACCGCGCGGTACCAGAACTTCAGTCCAAATGGCTCGAGATTATCCGGAGTCGCAAAATCGGAGGCTTCACGACAAGCGTGAAGTGGGTGTGGAGTGCCATGAATCCGCTCAGCTATAGCGCGACCCAGGCGCTGGACGACGCGCTCATCGGTCGCTTCGCGTTCTTCCTTTATCCGCCGGACGTACTTCAAATGGAAGAGGAAGACAGAATTCGGGTAGCGACCCATATCAACGGTGACGACGCGCCGAGCCTTGTCGAATGGACCGGCGGTGCCACTGCGGGAACTGTACCCAAAGAGGACGTGGAAGTCACCGGCTCATCAATGCGCACATTGCTCACGGCGGCTGGCGCACGTTTCCTCGGTCTCAAGCAACAGTTGCCCACATTGGCAGAGTTCCTCGCCAAGTTCGCGGACCTGCTCATGCGCGAGACCAAAGGTGAAGTGGCGCTCGACGGCCGCAGGCTCGGGTTCATCTATCGGAACCTGCTCGCCAACCGCGCCATCGAACTTGCAAAAGCGGAGGCGCATTGCGTTCCGGCTCCGGATTTCGTCGGTTCAGCACGATACGTCGTGCAGTCAAGCATACCGGTCGGACTGAACGACGCTTCGCTCAAGCGCGACGAAGCCGTGCACAAAATGGAGGTGTGCTTCGACCTGCTCAGCCACTATTTCGCCGATGGCGCCGAGTTGAATGCCGTGAACCTCATCTATGAGCTGTTCACGACAAGCGACCTGATGCGGAAAGTCGAACTGTTACTCGCACACGATCTCGGTGGGTTCGCCCTGTCCAAAGCGTGGACAGACCTCATGGCCGAAGACCGGGACATCTCACTCCTGGCCTACACAGCGCTTCAAGTCGAAGCGCGCCGGCCAGGAACGGTACCGCAGGAACTCTTGGCATCACTTTGCGCCAAGGTATCGCCGGAGACGCTGAGTACGGCCTGTGTTCCGCGGCTCGAGGACGATGCAATCGAGTACATCGAGGAGGTCGAGCGTTTGCTTGACCGCGACAGCGACCTCTCGAAGCTAATCGCATACCAGCGTGTCCGAAAGCTCATTGACTCGCAAAACGTCAACCCAAAAACTATCCGCGAAACCGGCCGCGCCATCGAAGAGGACCTTGAAACCTTCGAGCGCCTTCTTGCCGGCGCTCCGGATGCAAACAAAGGAGGTAAGGCCGCATGA
- a CDS encoding suppressor of fused domain protein, whose protein sequence is MGSDGKHDTIGMVSEARILARENHYMRHFGPMTKPLAHSTDKQPVHVDIYQFEPNASRPYWKLVTGGMSDLRQNIPIPVAEFAAPRAELLMYATEPKPWMFSVLKALAEYPSRTGNYLHWLHTWTNDVPLTETPSEYTSCLFLPPRLENSSFNELQVEGDRVDFLWMIPITSAERDYAAERGSEHLEWLFFRCGVDLIANDCRAPVV, encoded by the coding sequence ATGGGAAGCGACGGCAAACACGACACCATCGGAATGGTGTCAGAGGCGCGGATACTGGCGCGCGAGAACCACTACATGCGCCACTTTGGCCCCATGACCAAACCCCTCGCGCATTCGACCGACAAGCAACCGGTCCACGTGGACATCTACCAATTCGAGCCGAATGCGTCACGACCGTACTGGAAGCTTGTGACCGGCGGAATGAGCGACCTGCGCCAGAACATCCCAATACCGGTCGCTGAGTTTGCCGCGCCTCGCGCCGAGCTTCTCATGTACGCCACAGAACCTAAGCCGTGGATGTTTTCCGTCCTCAAAGCGCTGGCCGAGTATCCGTCACGAACCGGCAACTATCTGCACTGGCTTCACACGTGGACCAATGACGTGCCGCTAACCGAGACGCCGTCTGAGTACACGAGCTGCCTGTTTCTGCCGCCCCGCCTTGAAAATTCCTCGTTTAACGAGCTTCAGGTCGAGGGCGACCGGGTCGACTTCCTTTGGATGATCCCGATCACAAGCGCGGAACGAGATTACGCCGCTGAGCGTGGCAGCGAACACTTGGAATGGCTCTTCTTCCGGTGCGGCGTCGACCTGATCGCTAACGATTGCCGTGCCCCTGTCGTATAA
- a CDS encoding AAA family ATPase, which translates to MRRIVLRPQFLDDEKLPEAERVHALREVFNRNIRLKQLERLANAMSSILAGALPPNILIYGPTGTGKSVTCLHFLSSLAALCDSQSVRFRYFYLDLTTPKTCFGALNELAIALDGSVRRYRKGIALEHIQETIITALAEFEGTVCVLIDEIDNITFDADVFLTFLVKTLPKRVPPGLCFVFLTNRLSWDKNLDPRLLSVLKKQDMIFEPYDALDLMEILRLRVEKALDPARVEDGAVRKIAAYASRETGDARKAVELLAKAVKVAEETSGRLTEREVDVAEHSLEIDKTEELIGALAVQQRLALKGCYAGLTKERKRLSTGSAFVWYQGVCEREGTRALTQRRFSDMVSFLDLYGLINARAISKGRYGKTRELSSALSEQVVHKILR; encoded by the coding sequence GTGCGCCGTATCGTACTCAGACCACAGTTTCTGGACGACGAGAAACTGCCGGAGGCGGAACGAGTTCACGCGCTCCGTGAGGTGTTCAACCGGAACATACGGCTAAAGCAGCTTGAGCGACTGGCGAACGCGATGTCCTCGATTCTGGCAGGCGCGCTTCCCCCGAACATTCTCATCTACGGACCGACCGGAACGGGGAAATCGGTCACGTGCCTGCACTTTCTCTCCTCGCTCGCGGCGCTATGCGATTCCCAAAGCGTGCGCTTCCGCTACTTCTACCTCGACCTTACCACTCCGAAAACGTGTTTTGGCGCTCTCAACGAGTTGGCGATCGCCCTGGATGGCTCGGTCAGGCGTTACCGGAAAGGTATTGCGCTTGAACACATACAGGAAACCATCATCACCGCGCTCGCCGAGTTCGAGGGCACCGTATGCGTCCTCATTGACGAGATAGACAACATCACGTTCGACGCGGATGTGTTTCTTACATTTCTCGTCAAGACCTTGCCCAAGCGTGTCCCGCCAGGACTATGCTTTGTATTCCTCACGAACCGGCTCTCTTGGGACAAAAATCTGGACCCACGTCTCCTCTCCGTGCTCAAAAAGCAGGACATGATCTTCGAACCCTACGACGCTCTCGACCTGATGGAGATTCTTCGTCTGCGTGTCGAGAAGGCGCTGGATCCCGCGCGAGTGGAGGATGGGGCCGTCAGAAAGATCGCGGCTTATGCTTCGCGTGAAACGGGGGACGCTCGAAAAGCCGTGGAACTACTCGCCAAAGCGGTAAAGGTTGCGGAAGAGACGTCTGGGCGCCTGACGGAACGTGAGGTGGACGTTGCGGAGCACAGCCTGGAAATCGACAAAACAGAAGAGTTGATCGGCGCGCTGGCCGTGCAACAACGATTGGCGTTGAAGGGATGTTACGCGGGGTTGACAAAAGAGCGGAAGCGGTTGTCCACCGGGAGTGCGTTCGTGTGGTATCAGGGAGTATGCGAAAGAGAAGGCACTCGCGCTTTGACGCAACGCCGGTTCTCCGACATGGTGAGCTTTCTGGACCTATACGGTCTGATAAACGCCCGGGCCATTTCCAAGGGCCGATACGGCAAGACGCGGGAGCTGTCCTCTGCCCTATCCGAGCAGGTTGTTCACAAGATTCTCCGTTGA